aatgtaagcactgggaacaataggatcattataggcaatgaatttctcttcaactggattgggtttaactacattgacttctaagggaggatgatatttaaaccacttctctttggggagatcaatatgagaagcaaatgattcacacaatgaagctactatctcagagtcaagtccatacttagcgctaaagtcacaaaaagtattcgtttcaacaaaggatttaacgcaatcaaacttgaaattcatacctgactccttaccttcttcaagctcccaatctccagagttgtgtttaattctctccaataaattccatttgaagtcaatatctctcttcataaaagaaccagtacaagaagtgtcaagcatggtgcgatcatcatgagaaagccgagcatagaagttctgaatgataatttctctcgagagctcgtgattggggcatgaatataacattgatttaagcctcctccaagctcgagtgatgctttctctgtcacgaggccaaaaattgtaaatataattctgatcacgatgtactaaatgcataggataaaacttttgatgaaattccaatttcaaccgattgtagtcccatgatccagtatcatcacatagcctataccatgtcaacgcgtatccctcaaagataagggaaagaccttcttctcggCCTCATCCTCggacaaacctgcaagcttaaataaaccacaaacttcatctacatagattagatgcaagtctggatgtgacgttccatctcgtgtagaaggattagccaatagtttctcaagcatacccgaaggaaactcaaagcaaatattttcagtaggtgcagcaggttgaggagcaactctttgtgcttccgttcgaggtgaagataccccgaacaagcccctcaaaggattagtttccatagtgacaagtgacaataaatttcagcacactatatgaatgtttccttaccaagttccacttaccaaaggcgcttcactccccggcaacggcgccagaaaagagtattgatgacccacaagtataggggatctatcgtagtcctttcgataagtaagagtgtcgaacccaacgagaagcagaaggatctgacaagtggttttcagcaaggtaaaatcagcaagcactgaaattatcggtaacaagtggttgtgtggtgagatgattcatagcaattagaaagtaacaaaagtaacaacggtgcagcaaagtggcccaatcccttttgtagcaagggacaagcctggacaaagtcttataggaggaaaaacgctcccgaggacacacgagaatttctgtcatgctagttttcatcatgttcatatgattcgcgtttattactttgatagtttgatatgtgggtggaccggcgcttgggtactgcccttactcggacaagcatcccacttatgattaacccctctcgcaagcatccgcaactacgaaagaacaattaagacaaagtctaaccataacattaaactaggggatccaaatcagccccttacgaaacaacgcataaactagggtttaagcttctgtcactctagcaacccatcatctacttactacttcccaatgccttcctctagacccaaataatggtgaagtgttatgtagtcgacgttcacataacaccactagagaaaaaaacaacatacaacacatcaaaatatcgaacgaataccaaattcacatcactacttatagcatgagttatcccatgtcctcaggaacaaaagtaactactcacaaagcataatcatattcataaccagagaggtaatgagtagcatgaaagatctgaatataaactcttccaccaagtaatccaactagcatcaactacaaagagtaattaacactactagcaaccttacaagtaccaatcggagtcgcgagacggagattggttacaagtgatgaactagggtttggagatgagatggtgctaacgaagatgttgatggtgatgagtcccctccgatgagaggagtgttggtgatgacgatgacgatgatttccccctccgggagggaagtttgcccggcaggatcgtcctgccggagctctaaattggttctgcttaagttccgcctcgtggcggcggcgaatcctccgaaaagcctcctcctgattttttccagaccgaaacccttcttgtagcaaaaggggggagccagtgggccagcagggagcccacaagccccctaggcgcggcgagggggtggccgcgcctagcaggcttgtggccacctgctcgcgcccctctggcacttcttcggcccagtattttttataaatcccaaaaaaaatccacgttgattttcacggcttttggagttgcgcagaataggcatctcaaacttgctcctttttcaggccagaattccagctgccggcattctccctcttcatgtaaaccttgcaaaataagagagaaacggcataagtattgtaccttgaagtgaaataatagcccaaaaagcgataaatatcaacatgaaagcatgatgcaaaatggacgtatcaccgacccctctccctccctcctatatatacccaagggttttgggagggctgcacacaactTCTCCTCCCTACACGGCGCGGCCCTACCCTTCCCCCTCCTCGCCCtccgcatagcttggcgaagccttacCGGAGTGCCACATATCTCCAcctccaccacgccgtcgtgcgaccgaagctctccctcaacctctccttcctccttgctggatcaaggtgttggaCACGTCACCGGGCtgaacgtgtgttgaacgcggaggtgccgtggttcggcgcatagatcggaatccaccgcgatgtgaattgccgcgagtacgactccattaaccgcgttgtagcaacgcttccgcttagcgatcttcaaagatatgaagatgatctacccctttgctcgttgcttgtttctacatagatagatccttgtttggcgtaggattttttttgaaattactacgttccccaataacTATTTAGCACCGTTCGGAAATATTGAAGCGATGTTAAAAGGTGGATCTtcccttttttgtttttcaaacattcTCCTCTGAatacatatttttttaatatGAGAAAGTGGATGATGTGATTTTATGAAAATGAATACAAATATGAAGTCCTAGGGGTTGGTTCAATTTTGGTCATACTACTACCTTtgctcttctcttttttcttcacaCACATTAGGCATGGTGCTAAAATCTTGTTCCAAAATTCTTTTGCTGGTATTATTCCAAGACTGGATGATCAAGTGTAATTTGTAGCACTCCCAAAAAGAAAACCAGACTAACCCAAACAAAAGGAAGAAatcatagtagcaacatcaaacaaAGAGAATTGGCTACAAATATAGCCCGACTAAGTGTGCGTGGTCAACAGTTTGTAGTTCTATTAGGTCTTGTTTGACGGTATGTGCATCAATTGGACTACCAAACACACATAGTACTAGCTCGTACGTTGTCTCACTTTGTAGTTGCATGGAACAATCCTCTTAGCGGTTTTAATTTCTTCTTTCTTGGTTCTCCTTAAAAAATGGATTCTAGATTTCTGTTTCATAGTTTTAAAAAACCAAGTATTTCACGACTAAAAGAAAATTACATGATTTTTAAAATATGTGCACAAACTTTTTAAAATATTCGCAAAATGTAACAATATTCGTGTATATGAAAAATATGCATGAATTATAAAATTATTTTAGAATTCTAAAATGTCTACAAAATTTTATAAATATATGAGATCTTTAAATttcaataaaaatatattttattttatttacggATTTTAACAATAAATGTTCATTAATTTAGAATATATTCAGGATTTTTAAAAAGGTGAAATAGAAAGAAATAAGAAAATAGTATAccaaaaaagtaaaaataaaaaaaatcccgAAATAAAACTGTAAGAAGAAAACTTaaaagagagaaataaagaagagaACATGCGTCCAGGGAAAAAGAATAAAACTGGGAGCTCTTATAGGGCGCTCATTGCGGCCGATAGGCTCTGCGACAGATAGGGGCATCCCGAGTGGGCCAGCCCATTGGGTGGTAGCGTTGCGAGGGGTGTAAAAATCCTAAAAAACCCAGGAATCAAACTCACGAACACCCACTGGTGAACTTATGTAGCTAGTCACCAGAACTGGTGTAGTTTCTAATTGGCATCGTGAACATTTTAGGACGAACTTTCCTCAAATTGATTTTTTAGAACTAACGGCAGCCGCATATCCAAATATTTTCGGAACATATTTTTcaaattcttgttttttctgggaaatgcatttttttgaatatttacGGACAATTTATGAAAAGTGTGAATAATTTTTAAAGATAAGTGTTTTTTAATTTTTTCGATCAAAATGTTTGAAAACATTAGTAAGTTTtgaattttgaacattttttttaaaatatgaaCATTTATTGAAATTCATGACTATTTCTTGAATTTGTGAACAGGTTTTAAAAGTAGGGTCATTATTTTAATATTTCTACTACTTTTCGAAAAGGTATAGATTTTTTAAAGcctgaacaaaattttaaaatgaaatatttttgaatttgtgaATAAATTTCGGAACAAGAACGTTTATTGAAATCTATGAAGAAAattgagaaataaaataaaaataaaatttaaaaagaaaagaaaagaaaatattatataaaatgaaaaaggaaaaggaaaaactaAAACTGGTTCAGGAATTTCCAGAAGGTTCGAGAACCAGATTCACCGCTCTCTGTTAAATGGGCTGGGTAGTTCAGTGCCTGCTTGCTTCGGCTCTATGCGTTTTTCTTTTTCGAGCGATTCGCCTCTCTGGGTATGGTCGACAAAACAAGCAATGTGCTTGCTGGATAATTAGTCGCAATGAGCTCGTCTCGCAGTAGTGGGCCTGTTTAAGCTGGTTAGGCTGATCGTAATCTAtatactactaataaaagatCAAACGTAAACTTCCCTACGTACACACACGAATTACCCGCACAAAACCGAATAAGGATCTCCACCACACGATTAGGAAAGAATTATAAATCTAACGTCTAtccaccatcaaggcagcaccagAGTGTGCATTTACCAATTACAGTTAGGctgaccgtgctccacctccaCATAGAGAGAAAAACGATATGCCCGCCCCCGCACCCCTCTCCCTCCTCGTCGGGTCTCCTCTCCCTCCCCGTCGGCCACCCTCTCCGCCTCTCCACCACCGCCGCGCCCCGCAGCACGCCGGACGTCCTCTCCCTCCCCGCcgaccctcctcccctccccgatGGCCCTCCCCCCGGACCTCCGACCTCGCCGCCTCCCCTCCTCTGACCGTTGAGCCTGTAAACCTACAAAATCCGCGATCCGGATAAGCCCCAATTCCAAACCCGCCCTGCCCTTGCCCGACCGCTCCTCCCCCGCTCCACAGCCAGCCATGGCGATCTCCACGGATTCACGCAGCGAGGAGAAGGTACGCGCGCTCGCCGTCCCCCCTCCCCCGCCTCCCCTCGCGAAATCTCATCCCCGCGTCCCTTGCGCGCAAGCAATCCCGGCGCCCCCCGGCGGGGGCGCGTAGCGGCGGGTTCTTGGGATTCGACGCCGAATCGGCGCCCGTCTGTTCGTGGCGTCGGATGTAGTTGGCGATTTGCTTTGTTCTGCTTCCCTTGGCGGCTTAGGGTGGGCTGCTGGTTAGGGTTTGCAAGCTGATGTGAGCCGTTGAAAGGGTCCGGGACCTGTTCCCGTCCTGGTTGGTTCAAGATTATATTTTTGGGCTCAGCAAAGCGAACAAACCCATCGGTTCTTGGCATTTGCTTAGTTTTCCTCTCGATCTATTACCAGCTTCTTGTAATGGCTTATATACATGCTTAAAATATGCATCTTCTGGGTAATTTATTCTATGGGGCTTCATGAGTATGCTACTCTTCCGGTGAAGTGGAGCAATAATGGTGTATTTTTGTTGCCTCTCTGTAGCCTTCACAGCATTCTCAGGAGGAGAAGCGGTAGGTGTTGTCTGAAACTTTGCTTTagaacctctccctctctcttttcaTAACCCTTACCAGAACATATGGCTTATTGTTCTATAAACTATGGAGTCGAAACTGTGTGTATCTTCAATTCTGAGCCATCGCGTAGATGATACCAGTGTGTTGGACCGTCGACTCGTGTTCAATGCCCAGTATTTGCTTAGTGTCAACATGGAGAATGCTGATGTCCAGGTCTGTAAACAGAGGAAAAGGCATATCTATTCTCAGCTCTTTGCCAGTGAGTTCAGTATGCACCGACAACAGGATCACCcggtactaccaccaccaccaagcaTAGTTTCATTTGCATGCTACTGTCATTTTATTTATATATGCATGTTCACTATCATTGAACATGCTTTCATTTGCAGGCGTGCCAGTGTAGTTTTGTTTAGGTTTTAAAATGATTAACAATCTAATGCTTGTTTATTGCATCCAGTTTGCTTCATACAGAGTACTTGCTAATAGAAATCAAGATATTGGTCACCTCCCCATGTTTAGCAGTAGAAGTCTGATATTGATGCTCATTGGCAATCATGATTCTGGAATCAAATTTTACTACCAAATTACTCTGCCCCCTTGTCATATCAGTACCCAACTCCTTGCACATCAAGATGACACTCTTTTGCATGTTTTAAGgctgtttcttttcttttcttttcttttttgcttataGAGATAGTGGTGTCATTAGCTTCACCCCCTACACTCGAGCGCTGGGAAGCAACAGGAAGTCGGGCATCCATGGTCCTCGGGTCCCCGCACATCGCCATCGCGCCCGCGTTGCTTGCTCTGCTGCCAGCAGCCTGTGGCATGCCATCGAGGTCCGGGTGAGTTCCACCACCCCTGAAACCTTCTCTTTCGATGTTCAGTTGCAAATACTGAACCTGTCCATGGATAGCTACCTGCAGCAACTCCTTTTTTGTTCATCTTCAGTTGTACATCTTATCTTTATCCTTGCTTTCTTTTTTATGTATACTACGTACAATCCCTACGCTGTTTTCTTCTACCATTCTTTGCTGCATAATCTTTTTTAGTAAATGCCCCAATGTTGGTTATGAAGCATGTATAGTATAGAATGGGGAAATGGATACTCAGGGCATGGATGAGGAGTCTAAGCGGCAGTTTTGCATCCCGTGCAGGATTACAGAACACCGGAGGATTGGTAGCTACGGCCCCGTGAACCGAGGTGATCGATGTCCGCTATATCTTGTAAAAATCAGGCACAACCCATCCTGTCTGTACAAATTCCCTTTGTTTAATCCAATTTTAAGCAGATGAGTTGTTATGCCTGTGTACTGTTTGGCATCCATCCCCAAAATATTTTGTAAATGACTATTGTATTGACCATGTTAGTCAGGGTAATCACCAGCAGCTGGATGAAGATTGGCCTTCATGTTACTGCCAGCTGCCTTCCCTGCATTAGCTGGAATCGCAGCTGTGGACATTGGCATGGAACCAAGAGAGAGCATAGCAGACGAACCAGATACAACattctgctgttgctgctgccgcgTCTTGTCAGTCGAGCGCTTTTGGTAGAGGATAGCACCAACTCCAGCATTTACATGCTGAGGCGGACCTTGTGGTGGTGCGAACGCATTGGAGATGAAGAAGTGGCCTTGCGAGAATGGTTGATGTTGCTTCAATGAGGGTCCATGCAACTGCTGCTTACCGCCAGAGTGCGCCATGTTTGGCTGCTGACCAAGGATAGATGGCATAGGCATACTGCTGTAGTGATTTGTGGAGGTTGACTTGGATCCAGAAGTCGAAGGAGAGTTCTTGGATGCATGTTGTTGAGGCGATGACAATTGGACAACTGGCTGACCACCCTTCGCACTTCCAGATGCAGGTGGGCTACCACCAGTACTTTTGGAGACTGAATTAGATGGCGAACCAGAAGCAACAGGAGCATTTGAAGATCGAGATAGGTCCCCTCCTCCTCCAGTAGAAAGATTAGTAAGGGAGTGCCCAATCTTCGACGAACTCATGCTTTGTGACTGGTGATTTGGGATGGGGAGAGCCTGCAGAGCTTTTGCTTGTTGTTGATGGAGACCACTGTTCTTCATCATAATCAAATTAGAAGGTGAGGGTGCAGAAGGGACAGAGGCAACTGAAGATGGAGCTGACACTCTCATCGACGATGCCTTCAATTGAGGTGATTGACCAGGAACTCCGCCTTGAGAAGTGCTTGACGGATACATTAAATTCTGAAAGTTCGTTGCATTCAAACGGTCAGAGTATCCACTCGGTGCAGCAGACCATGAGTGAGCCAAGGGATTGTTGCATGGCAGCATCCCCCTTGTATAGGTACACGCTCCCTTGCTGCCTTTCCTAGTTCCACTCACCACCATGCTTCTATTCTGCATGTTCTTTTTGTCATAGGATGCATGTCACATCATTAGTACACCCTTctttcctaaatatttgtctttttagagcttcaactatggactacatacggagcaaaatgagtgaacttaAACTCTAAATTATGGCTATATACTttagaaagacaaatatttaggaatggaaggagtattaAGTATGAGGTAGGGGTTTTAGGCCTTTAGGTAGATCTCAAGGTCTCATTGAGTGTTATGGATCGTAGTACCAGCACAGGAGATGGAGTGGATTCTGAAATTGCATATTTCAATTAGTTTTTGGTCGTTCACCTTGAGTAGTAATTCGGTTTATTGTCCCAGTTGTTGTTTCAGATAGGCTACCTTGCTATGTTGTATATATAAGATACTTCATATGGGAGATCAAGCTTGTAAAAGGAAAAATTCTTGACTTGGCAAGGATAATGTTAATCATGATATATAATTTCCCTGCTTCAAAATGCTCCTTGAGGTGTAGTTAACAGTCCTCTCAATATTGATTGTTTTTCTTTACAGAATTTGACCATTTGTTCAGGCTTTCCTTCATGATGGATCGACCTTAAAGTGATAACGACTACTCTGATCGACATCTAACACTTGGTATGTGGTGCTCAATCCTGCTATTTCTTTAGTCCATTCAGTTTTATGAGTTTTCACATTAGACATTTTATTTATTTCAATTGGTTTCTAACTAGAGATTCACATAAATAACTTTGTTCTGGTTTCATAAAAGAAATCTGGCACACACACCTAGAAATCTGAAATTCATAGTTACCCTAATTGAATGCACGGACGAGCAATTCTGTAACATGAATTATCAAGTCAATTGTTGTTTGCAAGTATACACATTGTAATTTAGTTACTACATAACTGGTTATGGGCAAGCCCAGTTAGCGAAGAATTGATTTGGTTTTTAAATATATGGTTCAGAATTGAGTTTTTTTTGCCAAAAGTTCAGAATTGAGTTATTTTTCCGAAATACCTGGGTACTCCCTCTGCAAACtattataagagtgtttagattactaaagtagtgttttaaatgctcttatattaattTACGGAGTAAGTAGTAACTAATGTCTACTGAAATATTGCGGCCAAAAGTATGTGCAATTCTTTACCTTGGCCCGCCCAAAAGAATGCGTATTATTTATTCGggctttcttctttcttctttgtgAGACAGTTTGGAGTTAGGATTTTTTTTCTATAATCTGAATTTTAAAGAAATGTTGACTTAGCTGGTGAAATCCTTGGACTGAAATCCACTGATTCTTTGGAGGATTCCCATGATCATATCCTCGGACTTTAGGACATGAGTTTAATTTGCATACAAGTGCTGCTTCGAGATTATATCTTTCTATCCACCACCAGTGGCTGGATCACACTATTCCTTTTATTTATCAATTATAATTTTCCTATCCGTTAGCAGGACTCCAATcgtgttcatgtttcaaaatagTTGCCTCAGAGCATGCTTATAATCTTTGTGCAGATCAGCGAATCAACAAGACTTTTTAGTTTTGTGTTAAGAGAAATGTAATAAAGATGCCAAAAATTTTCTGAAGGTTTCTTAGTTTAAGGAAACAACAAAAATTATCTATGGTCAGCATGAACACACTTTCATACTATGcctttttttgaattagcaatttCATAACATGAATTATCAAGTCAATTGTTGTTTGCAAGTTTACACATTGTAATTTAGTTACTACATAACTGGTTATGGGCAAGCCCAGTTAGCGAAGAATTGATTTGGTTTTTAAATATATGGTTCAGAATTGAGTTTTTTTGCCAAAAGTTCAGAATTGAGTCTTTTTTTCCGAAATACCTAAGTACTCCCTCTGCAAACtattataagagtgtttagattactaaagtaatattttaaatgctcttatattaattTAGAGAGTAAGTAGTAACTAATGTCTACTGAAATATTGCGGCCAAAAGTATGTGCAATTCTTTACTTGGCCCACCCAAAAGAATGCGTATTATTTATTCCggctttcttctttcttctttgtgAGACAGTTTGGAGTTAGGATTTTTTTTTATAATCTGAAATTTATAGAAATGTTGACTTAGCTGGTGAAATCCTTGGACTGAAATCCACTGATTCTTTGGAGGATTCCCATGATTATATCCTCAGACTTTAGGAGATGAGTTTAATTGCATACAAGTGCTGCTTCGGGATTATATCTTTGTATCCACCATTAGTGGCTGGATCACACAATTCCTTTTATTTATCAATTATAATTTTCCTATCCGTTAGCAGGACTCCAATcgtgttcatgtttcaaaatagTTGCCTGGGAGCATGCTTATAATATTTGTGCAGACGAGCGAATCAACAAGACtttttagttttgtcttttgtgTTAAGAGAAATGTAATAAAGAAGCCAAAAATTTTCTGAAGGTTTCTTAGTTGAAGGAAACAACAAAAATTATCTATGGTCAGCATGAACACAGTGTCATACTATgccttttttttttgaaatgcaCTTTCATACTATGCCTTATTAGCATGGAGTATGTACGCTCTCTTTTTGAATGTTTTCTTAAACTAATTAGTACCTCcatatttttttcaattttgGATTTACATGTTTTTATCAGGTCAAGCAGGATGATATCTCTGGTTCTCATGACATTTGGGATGCTTGAAACTTTATTATCTTTTGAGTGAAGAGCCGTCTTTGTTTTGCAAACACTACCTGAATGGAAAATCCTATAAAGCGTTTGTAGAGAAGCATACGGGAGCTATGTTTGACAAATGCTTCATGTACAGGTTAGGCTCTGTAAAAAATGATTCACAGACAATAATGTAATGGATTCTGTTATATTAATACATTATCATGTTATCTTTTGATTTTTATTTAAtaatacctactaataaaaatgAATgagtatatttttttatggttatacgtgcgttgcacgtgccagATTACTAGTGGATATCATAagtgaagtactccctccgtttctaaatatatatatatttttaaatattttattaatgactacatataaaataaaattgatgaatttatactttaaaatatatttatatacatctgtatgtagtccgttagtaattttaaaaagaaaactatatttaaaaacaaaaggagtatcatgcatgccaactaatcATATTTGCTAAGGTAACGTATaattaaaagaaaaaataaaaatgacatataattaaatgaagaaaaggaggattACAAGTATCTGGTCAGCCTATGCTCGAAAACATCTATTGTTCGATTTGCATTTACTGTCTTGCATTTCCCGTTTTGCATGTTCCAGTGCTCCATAAATGCTACAAAATATTCTCCATTAATCAGCATTCACGGCCTTCcttcaaaaagaaaaaagaaaaaaaaaatcagcacTCACAGCCTGCGCGCAATCCGAAATCTTGGCGGGCATTTATTTTCCTCCTCCAAATTTACGCCCGCGCATTTACTGTGGAATATCTGACGAtctcttagagcatggttaatagtatagccaactgctggctataagcagtcttatagcccatcttatagctagcttgtacaatagttagctataaaagagtgctacttttatcatatatggcccacctttcattctcacaaagcacctaggagcacgtgctagagctggctcttcacgaagagcccgctttccttctctctcctcttctctctcatccaactaagcaaaaatatagtattttaatccttgcagtctgctgactgtaccttattgtacttgctcttacttGCTGTTTGGGGATCAAATTAAAAATCGTGCTGGATTCCAAAATAATGAATTCTCTGTCGCTCTGTCGTTCTGTTGCTGGCAGCGGTCCACGTTTCCGTGCTGTAAAAACAATGAATTCGCGTGAGGTCTTCCCAGCCCGCCTGCGACGGCGAGGCCGCCACACGCCTGCCCGTAGCGCTGGCCGTCCTATATATAGGGCGCGCGTCGAGGCACAGAGGCACGCACGCAGACCCGGCCTCGATCTGTGGAAAGAAGAGGATAgatcgggagagagagagaggaggaggaatcgCCTGACACGATGGGCGCCACCGGCCAACGTCGGCTGTCATCTCtgcccgcggcggcggcggccgcgccTCTCCTGCTTCTGCTCGCCGTGTCCTCCTGTAAGGCCATGGTTTCCGGCCGGGGCATGATCATTTTTATACGTTTGcacatatttatttttttgagttcGCTTCGATTCTGACAGGGAGCCAGGcggcggcgtcggcggcggcggctccggccTGGACGACGGACCTGGAGAAGCACGTGGCGTTCTTCGACACCGACAACGACGGCATCGTCACCTTCTCCGAGACCGAGCAAGGTGACGAAACGACCATCGATCGATCACGCATCTTCTCCGCTCCCCTCGTTAATCGGCATCGGCCCCGCTCCTCGAAGGGCCGGAGGAAGCTTCGGTTCTCTTTTGCATCCACTGCTGGCCGTCGTCGTCGCAGACTTCTAATTTTGGGCTTTGTGTGCATGCATGCAGGGCTTCGTGCCATCGGTCTTGGAGTTCTCGAGGCCACGGCCAGCGCCACCCTCATCAACGGAGTCATCGGACCCAAGACCAGACCCGTACGGCCATGCTCTAATTTCTTTCACTTTCCCAGCACGCGTACACAATTACTTGCCGTTTCTATGTTCCCTTGGGCGCTTAATCCATGTCACTTTGAGGAAGATTAAGGCCGAATCACCAAGTATGTTTGATGTTAATTAGAGTAAATGGCGTCACCCCTTTCTCCTGCTGGCACAAACGAGTAAGCGACGGTTATGAGCTTACAAGGTCGATCGTCTTTGCTCCGACCTCAAAGTCAGTTAGTTTGGTGCATATATGGCAAGGTTGGCGGCCTAAACAAACGCTTTACGTTTGAGAAGCCAGCACACTTGTCGTCCAACACGTCCTTTAATTTGTGTACATACCTGCAACTGTGTCGT
This genomic stretch from Hordeum vulgare subsp. vulgare chromosome 6H, MorexV3_pseudomolecules_assembly, whole genome shotgun sequence harbors:
- the LOC123405666 gene encoding endochitinase A1-like — protein: MLPCNNPLAHSWSAAPSGYSDRLNATNFQNLMYPSSTSQGGVPGQSPQLKASSMRVSAPSSVASVPSAPSPSNLIMMKNSGLHQQQAKALQALPIPNHQSQSMSSSKIGHSLTNLSTGGGGDLSRSSNAPVASGSPSNSVSKSTGGSPPASGSAKGGQPVVQLSSPQQHASKNSPSTSGSKSTSTNHYSSMPMPSILGQQPNMAHSGGKQQLHGPSLKQHQPFSQGHFFISNAFAPPQGPPQHVNAGVGAILYQKRSTDKTRQQQQQNVVSGSSAMLSLGSMPMSTAAIPANAGKAAGSNMKANLHPAAGDYPD